A genomic window from Brevibacillus agri includes:
- a CDS encoding Gfo/Idh/MocA family protein: protein MRTHKIGIIGAGGIALAHLEAAKREPRAEIVAIADVSRETAAEKAEQYGIAHVFTDYEEMLSQAPIDAVIVCVPNYLHAQAAKQALAAGKHLLCEKPMAMNAQQAEDMIEAAKQAGKILMVAQNNRFRSQAQQVKAWLDEGRLGSIYHAKTGWVRRNGIPGWGSWFTQKELAGGGPLIDIGVHMLDLTLWLLDHPKPVSVLGQTYAQFGPHKRGLSEWGRREENGKFDVEDMAVAMITFENGFSLTLDASWASHIEKENVFLQLYGQEGGVSLGLLEEKLTLYHEWGGVTATTELSPTPCNERVMLLANFLDAVEGKAQPLCTPEQALYITRLIEAIYQSAQTGEAVRL, encoded by the coding sequence TGGAGGCGGCCAAGAGGGAGCCGCGTGCAGAGATCGTCGCCATTGCAGATGTGTCGCGGGAAACGGCAGCGGAAAAAGCCGAGCAGTACGGGATTGCGCACGTCTTTACCGACTATGAGGAGATGCTTTCGCAAGCGCCGATCGACGCGGTGATCGTCTGCGTCCCGAACTATTTGCACGCGCAAGCGGCGAAACAAGCGCTGGCAGCAGGCAAGCATCTGCTCTGCGAAAAGCCGATGGCCATGAACGCCCAGCAGGCGGAAGACATGATCGAAGCGGCGAAGCAAGCCGGGAAAATTTTGATGGTCGCGCAAAACAACCGCTTTCGCAGCCAAGCCCAGCAAGTCAAGGCATGGCTGGACGAAGGCAGGTTAGGCAGCATCTATCACGCCAAGACAGGCTGGGTGCGGCGCAACGGCATTCCCGGCTGGGGGAGTTGGTTTACGCAAAAAGAGCTGGCAGGCGGAGGCCCTTTGATTGACATCGGGGTACATATGCTCGACTTGACTTTGTGGCTGCTCGACCATCCAAAGCCGGTGTCTGTACTCGGCCAGACGTATGCGCAATTCGGCCCGCACAAGCGCGGACTGTCCGAGTGGGGCAGGCGCGAGGAAAACGGCAAGTTTGACGTCGAAGACATGGCGGTCGCGATGATTACATTTGAAAACGGATTTTCGCTCACGCTGGACGCAAGCTGGGCTTCTCACATCGAAAAAGAAAACGTTTTCCTGCAACTGTACGGGCAGGAGGGAGGCGTCTCGCTCGGCTTGCTTGAGGAAAAGCTGACGCTGTACCACGAGTGGGGCGGCGTGACGGCGACGACGGAGCTGTCGCCAACGCCTTGCAACGAGCGGGTGATGCTGCTCGCCAATTTCCTCGATGCGGTCGAAGGGAAGGCGCAGCCGCTCTGCACACCGGAGCAAGCCTTGTACATCACCCGGTTGATCGAGGCGATTTACCAGTCGGCGCAAACAGGCGAGGCTGTCCGACTGTAA
- a CDS encoding ABC transporter substrate-binding protein — MKVMKRLTSMGLTLTVALSLAACSSAPQQSAPAQGQPATEAPKTEPAPQPAAEKVKLVYARGKDATDSTKKLVEAFQNAHPNIEVEIREMPSDTGQSHDQYVTMFSAQSQEIDVFDLDVIWPAEFAQAGYLLPLDRLIEQDGIDTGKYIKGAMDAGNFGGQQWTMPKFIDAGLLFYRKDLVKEPPKTWDELIAQAKATKGQGGTKFGYLMQAKQYEGLVCNFVEFIASYGGKILDEQGNVAINNPATIKGLNKMIEVVQSDFVPSNITTFMETESHTAFLEGQSAFVRNWPYQFALAQDQAQSKIVDKVAIAPLPAGDAGSAAALGGWMGGINKFSKHPKEAWEFLKFMTGAEGQKISAVHGGLAPTFLPVYEDAEVQKASPLFANKDFVDGVSAAVSRPTTPIYPKISEVIQIEVSKALAGQQTAEQAVQNMETKMNELIKK; from the coding sequence ATGAAAGTTATGAAACGGCTTACATCAATGGGACTTACCTTGACAGTTGCACTCTCCTTGGCAGCATGCTCATCAGCTCCGCAACAATCCGCGCCCGCACAGGGACAGCCCGCGACCGAGGCACCGAAGACAGAACCGGCTCCGCAGCCCGCCGCAGAAAAAGTCAAGCTCGTCTACGCGCGCGGCAAAGATGCGACCGACTCCACGAAAAAGCTCGTCGAAGCTTTTCAAAACGCCCACCCGAACATCGAGGTAGAAATTCGCGAAATGCCGTCTGACACCGGACAAAGCCACGACCAGTACGTCACTATGTTCAGCGCGCAGTCCCAGGAGATCGACGTGTTTGACTTAGACGTCATCTGGCCCGCGGAATTTGCCCAGGCCGGCTATTTGCTCCCGCTGGACCGCTTGATCGAGCAGGACGGCATTGACACCGGCAAATACATCAAAGGGGCGATGGATGCCGGAAACTTCGGCGGCCAGCAGTGGACCATGCCGAAATTCATCGATGCCGGGCTGCTGTTTTACCGCAAGGACCTGGTCAAAGAGCCGCCCAAAACATGGGATGAGCTGATCGCGCAGGCGAAAGCCACGAAGGGGCAGGGCGGCACGAAATTCGGCTACCTGATGCAAGCGAAGCAATACGAAGGACTGGTGTGCAACTTCGTCGAGTTCATTGCCTCCTACGGCGGAAAAATTTTGGATGAACAAGGCAACGTGGCGATTAACAATCCGGCCACCATCAAAGGCTTGAACAAAATGATCGAGGTCGTCCAATCGGACTTCGTGCCGAGCAACATCACCACCTTTATGGAGACCGAATCGCATACCGCTTTCCTCGAAGGACAATCGGCTTTCGTCCGCAACTGGCCGTACCAGTTCGCGCTCGCACAAGATCAGGCGCAGTCCAAAATCGTCGACAAAGTAGCAATCGCTCCGCTGCCGGCAGGCGATGCCGGGTCCGCTGCGGCGCTCGGCGGATGGATGGGCGGCATCAACAAGTTCAGCAAGCATCCGAAAGAAGCGTGGGAATTTCTGAAGTTTATGACGGGGGCCGAAGGGCAAAAAATTTCGGCGGTGCACGGCGGACTCGCTCCGACTTTCCTGCCTGTGTATGAAGATGCCGAAGTGCAAAAGGCAAGCCCGCTGTTCGCCAACAAAGACTTCGTAGATGGCGTCAGCGCTGCCGTCTCCCGTCCGACTACGCCGATTTATCCGAAAATCTCCGAAGTAATCCAGATCGAGGTGTCCAAGGCGCTCGCCGGACAGCAAACCGCCGAGCAAGCTGTGCAAAACATGGAAACGAAAATGAATGAGTTGATAAAAAAATAA
- a CDS encoding carbohydrate ABC transporter permease — protein MQKSAGPLFYVGLLLFVFVVMFPFLWILLAALKPPGELFGERAFQFIIENPTLDNFIRVFTERPFATYLWNSTVVATLTTLYSITIASFAAYAIAWLSFRGKTIILGVVLAVSMFPQIATISPIFMFMQSVGLTNSYLGLIIPYTTFALPLAIWNLTIFFRKIPSDLGEAAKVDGASIWQTMTRVFFPLAMPGVFTTAILVFIAAWNEFLFALTLNTQEAMKTVPVGIVMFQGMFTIPWGEISAASIIVTVPLVIMVLIFQRRIISGLTSGAVKE, from the coding sequence ATGCAAAAAAGTGCAGGGCCCTTGTTCTACGTCGGATTGCTGCTTTTTGTCTTCGTCGTCATGTTCCCGTTTTTATGGATTTTGCTCGCCGCCCTAAAACCCCCAGGGGAGTTGTTCGGTGAGCGCGCCTTTCAGTTCATCATCGAGAATCCGACGCTCGACAACTTCATCCGCGTATTCACCGAACGGCCATTTGCCACATATTTGTGGAACTCGACGGTAGTAGCGACGCTGACGACGCTGTATTCGATCACGATTGCGTCCTTTGCCGCGTATGCGATCGCCTGGCTGTCTTTTCGCGGGAAGACGATCATTCTCGGCGTCGTTTTGGCCGTCTCCATGTTCCCGCAAATCGCCACGATCTCGCCGATTTTCATGTTCATGCAGTCCGTGGGTCTGACAAACAGCTACCTTGGCCTGATTATCCCCTATACGACCTTCGCGCTGCCGCTCGCCATCTGGAATTTGACGATCTTCTTCCGCAAAATTCCGAGCGATCTCGGAGAAGCCGCCAAAGTGGACGGGGCGAGCATTTGGCAGACGATGACGCGCGTGTTTTTTCCGCTGGCGATGCCAGGCGTGTTTACGACGGCGATTCTCGTCTTTATCGCCGCCTGGAACGAATTTTTGTTTGCGCTCACGCTGAATACGCAGGAAGCGATGAAGACAGTTCCGGTGGGCATCGTCATGTTTCAAGGGATGTTCACGATTCCGTGGGGGGAAATCTCGGCTGCGTCCATCATCGTGACCGTGCCGCTCGTAATTATGGTGCTGATTTTCCAGAGACGGATTATTTCCGGCTTGACGTCCGGCGCAGTCAAAGAGTGA
- a CDS encoding carbohydrate ABC transporter permease: protein MNRQNKGSLSEKQMGYLLIFPALLIILVIAIWPVMRSFWISLHDIRLNDPTKTEVHSSYGLDMERYVSTLPNLLRYVKREAESAEGATKEQLDAIRQQIEQMNASLNQTGEIASRYHAVDQLLLEFKPIPAELKYVTLTGEQTDAVRTTLEQAEAALLALGAQKQLSKPEGAVGVMEGIQSSLIEPNYIGFAYYQKFLTDSRMWAALYNTFFFTVVSVAIELVLGMGIALLLNRPFRGRGLVRATVLIPWAIPTVISAMMWKFLYDGQNGIVAHLFEVTGLVSDMGVLLSTKAGAMFSVILADVWKTTPFMALLLFAGLQTIPQSLYEAASVDGANRFQQFFRITLPMLKSTILVALLFRTLDAFRVFDLIYALTGGGPANSTETISIYAYKTMFAQMSFGEGSALAVIVFLCVALISIGYVKILGADLLGEGNGK from the coding sequence ATGAATCGACAAAACAAAGGGTCCCTTTCGGAAAAACAGATGGGCTATTTGCTGATTTTTCCCGCACTGCTGATTATACTCGTCATCGCGATTTGGCCTGTCATGCGATCGTTTTGGATCAGTCTGCACGACATCCGGTTGAATGACCCGACGAAGACAGAGGTCCACTCTTCCTATGGGCTGGACATGGAGCGCTACGTCAGCACGCTGCCCAATTTGCTCCGCTATGTGAAAAGAGAGGCAGAGTCTGCCGAAGGGGCAACGAAGGAACAACTGGACGCCATCCGGCAGCAGATCGAGCAAATGAATGCTTCCCTCAACCAGACAGGCGAGATCGCGAGCCGTTACCACGCCGTCGATCAGTTGCTGCTCGAATTCAAGCCGATTCCCGCCGAACTGAAATATGTGACGCTGACAGGCGAGCAGACAGATGCTGTGCGGACAACCTTGGAGCAGGCGGAGGCGGCACTCCTTGCGCTTGGCGCGCAAAAGCAACTGTCTAAGCCCGAGGGGGCGGTCGGCGTCATGGAGGGGATCCAATCCTCGCTGATCGAACCGAACTACATTGGCTTCGCCTATTACCAGAAGTTTTTGACCGACAGCCGCATGTGGGCCGCTTTGTACAACACGTTCTTTTTCACGGTCGTCTCTGTTGCGATTGAGCTTGTGCTCGGCATGGGCATTGCGCTGCTCCTCAATCGGCCGTTTCGCGGGCGGGGGCTTGTCCGCGCGACCGTGCTGATTCCGTGGGCCATCCCGACGGTCATTTCCGCCATGATGTGGAAATTTCTTTACGACGGGCAAAACGGGATTGTGGCGCATCTGTTCGAGGTGACAGGGCTTGTCTCGGACATGGGCGTGCTGCTCTCGACGAAGGCAGGCGCGATGTTTTCCGTCATTTTGGCCGACGTCTGGAAAACGACGCCGTTCATGGCCTTGCTGCTCTTTGCGGGCTTGCAGACCATTCCGCAAAGCTTGTACGAAGCCGCCTCTGTAGATGGGGCCAACCGCTTCCAGCAATTTTTCCGCATCACCTTGCCCATGCTCAAGTCGACGATTCTCGTGGCGCTGTTGTTCCGCACGCTCGACGCGTTCCGGGTGTTCGACCTCATTTACGCGCTCACAGGCGGGGGGCCAGCCAACTCGACCGAAACGATTTCCATCTACGCCTACAAAACGATGTTTGCGCAGATGAGCTTTGGCGAAGGCTCGGCGCTCGCTGTCATTGTTTTCTTGTGCGTCGCCCTGATTTCGATTGGCTACGTCAAAATTTTGGGAGCAGACCTCTTGGGTGAGGGCAACGGAAAATAA